The DNA sequence gccacgtcgcgtacgtggcggcattcgtccactggaacaaaGGCAGAGAAAGACAAGATCGACGCGCTCATTCGCAAAGCGTACAGAACGGCATTGGGTCTCCCCCAAAACACAAGAAACGAAAAGTTACTACAACTCTGGGTACATAATACGCTGGAAGAAATCGCGGAAGGCGGGCatcatggaaaagatcggcataaactaccacggaatgaacggccccaagacgcagattcacccagacgtccgagccgcaatAAAGACGGAAACATCCCGAATAagatgcaccccgtgcacaatgccGCGAGgagaaaatgccgcacgaaaagggttctcgaaaaccacggcgcgcgggagggagtgctcttcgtagacgccgtGCGGTACTCGCAAACCCGGACGACAATGGGGGTGTCGGCGATGACAAATATCACTCCATTttcgcaatggcggtcgtatgcacgaaaagaaagacagtgactgcgggctccgtaagggCGAGATCGTTGGAGCCAGCGCAAGAAACGGCAGTCGCATTGGCTATAATCAACGGTCGGCAACAAGACAAAACAATCATCAGAGACTCCAATACGGCTATTAGGAacttcacaaagggctgggtctccaccgaggcggccaaaatcctgaaccgcaAAGCAGAAGACTTCAAGAACGGCAAAATCACACCTAAATACCTCAAAAGCATCCCGacacatatgggagaagtaaccaCGGATGGCCCTCCCAAACTTAACGAGAAGGCCCACCAATCCGCGCgagaactaacccaccgcggctcCGACAGCGACGGCCCAACACGCTGCTACccccggggaagggggaaggacaGCGGCGGATTGATGGAGAACACGGAGGAGGCGACAACGACGAAgtagcgataaaagacgacaggggcagactggtcacgtaccacaacatactgacacactgtacgaaacaaaaagaaacatagccacaaccccacaaacaactctaCAGGTCTCAGGAAACCGATTAGtgaaggttgcaaaccagaacgttccgagaCCCAGTAAacttaaacagagtaaattcaacgcaatacccagacgcgagctgcaagctctgcaagcacgaacacgcagacatggcacacatcttatggaagtgcacaaAGATCAGACCGatatatgtagaggacaacatagaaccggaccttctcgaggagcaatggctaagcgctctgacaaGATCCGAACTACACGACCAGCTATGGGCTATCCAACGGGCCCGGGCAGCAGTGGAAAGGCCGCACCGCACATAATGCcggggtggcctgagcccgggctggcaactcTACAGGTCCTTTgctcattaaagttttttccctCCGTCCTTAAAAATAAAATGTgcttctagctttttttttcggttttatATCTTTATTTGGCCGCTTCATTTGTTGCATCAATGGGCGGCAGTTTCACTCTTATCGCTTCACCTGCCATTCtcttcgtctgctgctgctgctttgtatCCACGTGAACGATTTTTTCGTGGGCTGTGCAGTTTAATGCTTTCTATACCGGCGAATGTTTCGGCTATACTGAAAAAACTGCCGAAAGGATACAAGGCGTACTGCGCGGCTGTGTAATGTGGCAACTcggggagcaacacaaggacgaaatTTTTCCATTTCCCAGCAGACGACAGCTAAGAAAAATTGTTCTGTAGCCGTTATGAAGAAACAAGTGCTATGCTTATCAGAGCGGCTATAGGTCGAAAAGGAAGATCTTCCATGGTTGTTTCTTTTTGAGCATAtacatttttgttttggtttggCGCGGTACACGTTTTTGCGGTATTGTTTTTGACAGTTGCACAGGGGCCGGTTGATGCTAGCTGTCTCGCAGAGAGGAAATTTAGCTTCCGCATGTGTTAGCATTTCCTCTTCATTTCTCCAACGAGTAGAAAACGTACAATTTATATCGGCCAAAGATGTTTGAATACTTACTGCACAAACTGGTTAAGCTGGAAAGCGGTGACCAATTATTTGTTATGACATTACCACCTTTGAATGGTCATGAACATGGCAAAAGCAAGAAATATCAATTACGTAGCAGTCACCGTTTACGTTTTCAATTACAAGAAGAAGTTCAAGTTACCTGTGTTACGACATAAGTTCTCTTCGATTTTAGCCTGTGCTTAGAAGAACCgatgtctgttagaaaagtatcccaGATTTGGCCGAAGAAAGGAAACTGGCATAACTTCAGCGTTGAAAACCTAATCATTCTCAAAGATGcctccttgggactccacacacttctcccagcggtgctgccattgttgaAAGCATTCAGAGAAGGCATCTTTCGGAATATAATGCCTCTTTCGGCTAAACTGTCGCTGAAGTCATATtgtcctctcttgtctgaaatcgcgctccttgCAATGGCCTCTtaattttgggaaacagccagaagtcgcagggggccatatgaggagagtaaggagccggttgaactacaggagtctggtttatcgccaaaaaagtctgaatcaagtgcaaGGAATGTacaggagcattgtcgtgatggatgcgccaatttcctgttcaccacaactccggtctcttGCGCCGCACAGCATCACGTAGACGACTGAGGACATCCGTGTAGTACTCTTTGGTGagtgtttgaccctgtggtgcgtccTCGCGGTGTACTACAtcgcgggagtcaaagaaagcagtcagcataaCTTTGACATGTTGCACACTTGGTGAGCTTTCTTTGGCCTTGGCGACGTGGAATGCTTCTACTTtgacgactgggatttggtttccgggtcgtacccgtacaccgaagactcgtcaccagtgattatagtgttcatgaagtcggggtcactatttgtggaatccagcatgtcctgtgagaccTCAACACGAAGTTGCgtttgctccaccgtgagcagcttcggcacgaatttcgccgcaactctcttcatggccgaATGTTCGGTCAcaatggaatgtgcagaaaaagggctgatgcccacctcttccgcagTTTCTTGGATAGTCACATGAcagtcccgcatcaccacagcgttgacttcggcaatgacctggtcatttcggcatgttgatggccgacggGAGCGTGGCTCGCACTGAACCGACGTGCGGCcgtctttaaaccggttgtaccactccttaatctgtgtgctgctcatagaatACACACTGAAAGCCGCCTGAATCATCCGAATGGTTTCCATTTGGCTGTcccccagtttctggcaaaatttgatgcagtagcgctgctccagtcCCTGCGCCATTTTCGTTGCAGTAAAAAACCAACGAGAGCACTGCGTACTAcctccctcaaatgcttcctcccaacgactgacgctatcggcaggcgggaaaaaattctTGCATGCGGGCTAAAGTTCAAGGTCAGCTGATGCAAGCGCGCTCgtttcatatccatcaggtgttggcaaaaaaaaattaggtcGGACCTCGTATATTCAAGTGCGAATAAAGCCACTGCAAGAACTCTCTCTTGCTTTAACAGCGTTGACTGGTATGTATGTAACGCAGTATTGTTATCGCTTGCTCGTGCGTGGCGCGCGACGTTCCCGATTAAAGGCTAAACTAAGACGCCGAACAGTTTTCGCGGACAATGAGTGAATTCCCGTTCGCAAATTGTCACGCCGCGCTTGGCGCTACAGCGTACAATACGGCGAAGCCAGTTCTTGCCGCGCGCCGCCGGCTTCTCCCCAAGTTTCGTTTGCCGCTTTATATCAGAAATTCTACCGCAGGAAAAAATTCCAATGCTCAGTTGCACAGCAGCTTTACACTGTGAGAAGTTCTCCTCTTATGAGTATTTTGCAGAAAAATTAAGCCAAAGTAAAGAAAACGCTCATTTATCTAGTCCTTAACAAGATCAATCAAAAACTTTCATCGATCGAAAAAGCTAGCTCTAAAAACTGATTCCTAGCATTCACAGCCAGCTATTGAGAACCAGCAATGCTTAACACGTTATATAAATATATGGTAGCACTATAAATTTGAAATTTGCTTATCAATTTTTGGACGCATACTTCTACTTCAAACCTTGCAAGGAAATATCACAACTAGCTTGCATGGATTGAAAGTATTATTTCACGTGAACAGCTTCATTTTTTGTGACATGCACTCGAAATTTGATAATGAAGGGGCTCTTCATATCGTGTTTCCATAAATGATAAGCAATGCGTTATGGCACGCAAGTGTTGCCAATGGAATTTACATTACAGGGAAATATGACACTCTAGCATAGGGTgctgcgcttgtcctgtgtgcctGTCTGTAGCGTTCCATCACACAACGTGCAAATTTGCCGAAAGTATGACGACGAGCCCATCAAAACGTTCTAAGTATGCATGTCTATTTACAGGTTCTGCACCGCACAACCGAggccaaaaaaggaaaacacactCACCAGAGACCGCACGCGTCATCAAGCGATTGATCAATGATTCGCGATTAACGCAAATCAGCGAAGTTGGAGAGCTGCAGAAAGATTATCACGAGAGAAACCCTAGAGAAGTGAATGTATCACATAAGCCCACAGTTTTACCAACTCTTGCAGTGCCAGGTGATGCGCCATTATCGCAAGAGGAAGGGAAGGACATGGAGAAATATTTTGTGGAGCATGTTGGGGTGGTCGCGCAATTGTGCGGTGTTTCCAGTGTACTGAATTATTAGCTAAACATCAGTCTACTATAAGAAATATTTTGCTCTAACAAGTGTCGCATAGACCTCCTGCAGTAGTTCTGTTATGTGTGGCTTATGCTGCGTATAAATGACGTCAAACCGGATATAATGAATCAGCGTGAGAGCAAATCTGCTGCAAGAAGAAAGCTTCAGAAGTGTGAAGATTAGGAAGAATTCTCTTGctgatattttgttttttttgtaaTTCCGATAGTTCGTAGGGCGGTCTCCTGATTAGCCTACCTTTAGGAAATAGTTCGGCATATTTCAGTAGATGTATGAGCATCGTGCAGCGTATTCTTTATACAAACAATCATTGCTCACACACTTGAACCCTCCTCTTTAAGGATTATTTCATAGCTACCATACATGGATCTTGGGATGCTGTAGTCTTCTTGAGCTTACTTCAGTGTGGAAGTAATAATCTTGCTCGACACTCTTGACTTCAGTGGTTTCATTAACATGGCAAAAGTGGCAAAGCAGGGAGGGGAGGTCTCCTTTCGGCAAAGTCATTAATAATCTTTTTGTAAGGAAAGAAAGCATGGTGTACCAGAAATTAGTGTTCTAGAAAAGTTGAAATGCTTTCGCCTCCTTGTTATGTCGACACCGAATTTCTCACGACGGGTGACCTCCGCCAATGATGACACTCGTAACATAGATCTAACACCTGTTGTATGCTTCAACCAATTTTAACGAAACTGAGCCTATAGACGGTGTTAGCGAAACTGGATAATGTACATTCTGCATATTAGAGGAAGGTCTTGAAAACATCCAAAAGAAAATTCTACTGAGCAGGTAGCCCTGATGCATTGAGTACAGCCGACTTGCGTTGCTTATAAAAATTATTTCTCCGTGTCCCGAAGCTAGGCGCTCCATAATACTTTTAAGCAACACTCTGTCCTTGCCCAGCCACTAATGACGGTCAGCCGCTGGTTGGCACGCGCTTCTGCTGCATTCACTGCTTCTCAACAAATAAAACGTAGCGCTGTTTGTTGTTGTCTTGTAACTGTGCCATTTATGCCTAGATAACGACAGAAGAAACGAAATTCATTACAAACTTTAAGAAACATCTGCGATATGCTCGCAAGAAATCTTGAATAGGTACATTGTTCGCAATGTTACAGATCTGAATCAAGTTTTTCTGGTCCGACATGTTGTATTGTGAAACAAAACCACATATAAAGAAAGGCTATTGACATTCTCAATATAATTGGCTGAATGTTTATCGCCAAATCAGCACAAGGAGGGCTATGCAGAAAATGGACAAAGTATGacatgtgcttcttttttttctgaccagCAAGTATACCAGTTGTATGgaacaaaaatgttttttttacttGGACGCAAAAAATGTGGATCTGCAGCTCTTGATAAACTTTTCATTATTCTCAAATTACTGTTGCGAAGAAGAATGCTTTGGTAGAGTTGTCTTGTGTGCAACAAACAAACATGGCTCTGTAGCAAGTTTCTGTCTATCAGTAATTGTAGGAAGCCGAAAGATGTATGATCGCATTACAGAATGCGGCCATTTGTACGGGCCAATGAGACACTCAGCTCTACTGTTTTGTGTTGTGTGTTCGATAGCTTGCTGTTCCATAGGTTACTAATAAAAACAGGGAATAAACCACATTCCTTGCCTACTTATGTTTTGCCGAAACAAAATAGGCGCGCGACATGGCATGCTGGCTCGCGCATCCTGAACAGAAAAAGACAAGTTTTCGCACATATGCGTTGCgagtaagaaaagaaaattagaagcCGAAGGGTGTCGAAAACGAATCTGAAAGTGCAAaacaatctgaaaaaataaatacaagTGGTGTTGGTTTCCGCTGGCGCCTCAGAGAAAATCGTTGGTTCGTCGAGCGCGTAGCAGACAAGCTGGATGGCGCTTCTCCCTCGTGCATCAACAAAACTGTTGCCATGGAAGCATGCTTGGTTCTTTCTGTCTTTTCCTCTCGGAGTTAGGCCTACCAAGCACCAGAGGAGACATTGGCGCTCGTGACGCAATTCCCGTTTTACCTAATTGGTATGCCAGCTGACATAGCCGTGGTTCTACTTAGTATCCGGACTGTTCTTTGCTCATTTTCTAAACAGCGTGTAAAGGTAGGACAAGAATAAACAAAGGGCGAGGCGCGTACTATCCATTTGCGCCGTTACAGAGAAAGAATGTTACAATCTTTTTCCTTGAGACAGGCGCAAATATAAGCAAAATTCTATTGCGGATTACAAAGACTACGTCGTCAATAGCATCAACACGTTGCAGAAAATTGACTCAATTAAACATATTTTCAAATTACGGTAGCGTTTAATTTGTCTTCGGAGATGTTTGCAAATTAGCTTCTTTACATCATGTTTAAATAAGCACACAAGTGATTACAGACATCACCCAAAATTACACTTAAACACTTGAACAGTATAGACAGCTCTGCCATCTCTCCAACTCTGCCTGGTGCAGTTACGAACCACGGGAATGGCACTATAAAGCTTGGATCTCTGCCCCAACTTGAAGCGCTTACTACACGTCAAGCAAATGGGACCACTTTTGCACATACCTATggctaaaaaaatatttcacaaagTACGAAAGCTTTTTATTGCAGCTACATGAAGCATTCACATTTAGTCATCAATAGTAGCGCTTAAAATTTCTGCCGAAGGTTGAATGCGTCTGAAAGGAAACCATGTAAATCCACGAGGCTCTTTATCTTGAAGTGGAGTAGTGCAATATTGCCGTATCGCAATAAAGTGCACTATAACGTGCACGTTGGTGTTTTAAACAGCGATTTAATAGTCTTCAGGTGTTCCGGACAACCTCACGCAATATCTCAAGAAACCTTTTATGTGCGCCTTTATATGAGGCAGGCGACATGGTGTGTTGGTTAACAGTTTTCAAATAGAAGTTCTGTGACTTTAGGCGAGGAGAGACGGCTCAAGAGCACATAGGTACATAGTTGAGAATAGGTGATATTCTCAAGTCACTATAGCGAAATTTCAACGTGCCTCACACTCCAATCTATTACGCAGGAACGTCGGCGTGCGAGTCGCAGAGTCGTTGTGGAACTGTCTCTCGCGTTGTGGGACGTTATCTTTAAGAACACGCTGGAACATTCACACAAGCTCGTACGTTAGAAAATTTTGAACCGTCAATGTCTTGGTACACATCCTTTAATGTTCACTGATATTACGCGGTACCCCGTTTACTCCCGTCTGTTTCTACGGTTACCACCAGTGAATATGAGTGCACCTAGAAGGCCGGCGCCCAAGACCGCAGCACCAGCAAGGGCCGCTGGCTGTATGTAGCTGTTGACAACAGTGCGGGCATCCAGCTCGTCAGCAGGAAGCGCTATATTTAGTTCACGCAGAAGGTCTTGCGCCCACTTCTGGCAGTTGTTGTCCGTAAGATGGTATCGGCCGGAGTCGCACATCTTCCTCATGTACTGCTCAATGCGTGCTCTTGGAATGCGCCGCTTTGCAAGGTACTTCTGCAAGAGAAAGAAGTTCACGACATCAGTTGTTGTGGCTTATATTATGCGAATGCGTCAAATGGCTCAATGAGCGAAACGACAGATAAGTTCTTGTTAGGTGTGATGCCACGTCACGACCACTCCTCGGCGGAGTTCCCATTGGCCGCGACGCCAGGGTACAGCAGCTCGCAGCAGCAGtggcgcaccaggtgttgcgttaGGGGAACGGGCATCGCAACGATGCGAAATCACCCTCGTTGTCAGAATCCTGCGTTATACGCTCGTTCCTTgtacgcgcaagctctcgcctgcgtgcGAAGtacgcctcggtaaggccaaatcaaaaggCTCCAAGCCTCTCAACACGTTTGCCTGAGAGCAGTTCATAACTAAAGATACTgctcagcggtgttcaattggacattattgctttcgcattcacaaacCATAAGTGCTTCTTAGGCGTCCTCGGATATTTTTTTTGTGCCACCCCAGGACAGAGGGCGAAAACCGTCAGGCGTACAAAAAAAAACGCCAAAATGCGTAAAAGGTAGATGGGTGCACTTTTGAATGTTGTTCGAATACCAGGGCAAGTATAAAATAGGGAATATTCAAACGCCAGCTACATTACTGTAGCGACACTTATTTCGCTGAAATTCGGCACGACGTCTGTGCTGACTAGTACAACAAAATTAAACATCAGCTTCGAAGGATCGGTTTTAAACACAACACCACTCATTGTTATTAAAAACCGCACGAATATTCTTTCAACATCCTTAAAACCATGCTGCAAATAACTTTCCGGAAATAAATTGCTGCGGCATGGAATCAAACTTTCCAAAGCGCTAAAATATGGCTTCCCCAAAACAGGGAGATGTTGTGgtaagaggagaaaaaaaatctgcTGAATTACTTATGTGCGGTAGAAGACATGAAAAGTTCCCGTTGCAACGAAAGCGTCACAGGTCGTAGCTTATATGATAGAAATGCTACATAACTAGACTGTGAGGTACACTACATGACAAGAAACAAGCACAATTCACAGGCTTCCATGTGGGATTCTGCCGCAAAACCTAAAGCAAAACTGTAATTATACATATTGTTTCTGCATGGCTCCGAATGCGTTTGTCTTTGTTATACTTCCGATTACTTCCGATGCTCTATTTAGCTGACGGTGAAAAAGAAATAACCATACTTTCCTGGCcagttgttgcgaaatattttgtCAATTTCGACAGCCGTAAACAACGGTTAGTTTCCTAGAAAACAGGAATAATAATTGTCAGTGCTTACTTTCCGATTAGTATTTCGAACATACAACATTTGCCCACCCCTATTAAACAAGAATGCGTAGAGAGTACAAAAGAACGCAATCAGGGATTAGTGCTTCTGGTATGCAAAGATGCTTGCGCGTTCTATATCTAACGCTCCCGCTCACCAGCGTAACAATGGCGCGTCAGTAGGCCGGGAGCATGACAATGGCTTCGCGGAAGGCGAGTTCCTGCTTCCCGCCAGCTTGCAC is a window from the Dermacentor variabilis isolate Ectoservices chromosome 3, ASM5094787v1, whole genome shotgun sequence genome containing:
- the LOC142576556 gene encoding uncharacterized protein LOC142576556 isoform X2; its protein translation is MSGFLHSDWCEVYLCSTPIQQGASMNGAVDALSLFASSSRSVCGNSWEKHWLLVFDYGEEEVLICDADMDHLGELTGRTSWKKRAALQNYQHKKYLAKRRIPRARIEQYMRKMCDSGRYHLTDNNCQKWAQDLLRELNIALPADELDARTVVNSYIQPAALAGAAVLGAGLLGALIFTGGNRRNRRE
- the LOC142576556 gene encoding uncharacterized protein LOC142576556 isoform X3, producing the protein MSAFLHADWCEVYLCSTPLQHGASMNGAVDALSLFASSSRSVWGNCWEKHWLLVFDYGEEEVLICDADMDHLGELTGRTSWKKRAALQNYEHKKYLAKRRIPRARIEQYMRKMCDSGRYHLTDNNCQKWAQDLLRELNIALPADELDARTVVNSYIQPAALAGAAVLGAGLLGALIFTGGNRRNRRE